A single genomic interval of Nostoc commune NIES-4072 harbors:
- a CDS encoding tetratricopeptide repeat protein, producing MKSKNKPVFALIVKSTIVFLPLLLSPGIASGQSAPSPSPALTPALVLSNQEREELARLRAEKGIQQQVQSDFNSAFSRTTILLNVWLVILSLFPVAIIALFWLLRRVVIREIVDRAMQQLQGMEKLQNQLASAKQEAENLIQEAKKINYELEEETANLQEEIKNEQKKYLSNLTSELNLAKSQVLSRLETELKKSQENIQTLESEFASGLSKLEFDAQQKRDIALDNLGKVASVIAEELSNLKLGVQQQQQLAVADLEVSRSEFISQLFGWQSDAQKQKDIAIESLTNLQSKFAEELSKLQVNAQKQKDITVDNLGRLDQELKFQLSELQVDAQEQKNKIIESLTTLQSEFATQLSELQVDAQTRKELIIENLEKSGSEFTSQFSDLQWNAQQQKILILEKLERLEAEFVSQLSELQLDAQERKDLILQELTEITPKSILEAVNYEVDVEMKAASIPEVVNSEVEEEIQEQPQQPEFTADEYVQQGDELFSQKRYEDAIAAYNQAVKIQADEPVTWLKRGLTLGRLKRYKDAIASYNKAIAIQPDYHQAWCDRGVAFGNLQQHQQAFDSFDKATQIKPDDAVAWLNRGLSLVALEQYEEAIASFEKALEFQPNSPKIWDKRGYTLVRLGRDDEAIASFNKALEINPDYASAYYNKAACYALQRQVELSLFTLQQAIELNPRYKEDAVTDLDFDDIADDERFKELVEQ from the coding sequence ATGAAGAGCAAAAATAAACCTGTTTTCGCTTTAATTGTAAAAAGCACTATTGTCTTTTTACCCTTACTGCTGTCCCCTGGAATTGCCAGTGGACAATCTGCACCATCACCTTCCCCAGCACTAACTCCTGCTTTGGTGTTATCGAATCAGGAACGGGAAGAATTAGCGCGACTAAGAGCGGAAAAGGGAATTCAACAGCAAGTCCAATCTGATTTTAATAGCGCTTTTAGTCGGACAACTATCTTACTCAATGTCTGGCTAGTTATATTAAGTCTATTTCCAGTCGCAATTATTGCTTTATTTTGGCTCCTGCGACGGGTGGTAATCCGTGAAATTGTTGATAGAGCTATGCAACAATTACAGGGAATGGAAAAATTGCAAAATCAGCTAGCCAGTGCTAAACAAGAGGCTGAAAATCTTATTCAAGAAGCTAAAAAAATAAATTATGAATTAGAAGAGGAAACGGCTAATTTACAAGAAGAGATTAAAAACGAACAAAAAAAATATTTATCTAACCTTACATCTGAACTAAATTTAGCTAAATCACAGGTATTAAGTAGATTAGAAACTGAACTTAAAAAATCTCAAGAAAATATACAAACTTTAGAGTCAGAATTTGCTTCTGGGCTATCTAAGTTAGAGTTTGATGCTCAACAAAAAAGAGATATAGCGCTAGATAATCTAGGAAAAGTAGCATCTGTAATTGCAGAAGAACTATCTAATTTAAAGTTAGGTGTGCAACAACAGCAACAACTAGCTGTTGCTGATTTAGAAGTATCAAGGTCTGAGTTTATATCTCAACTTTTTGGATGGCAGTCTGATGCTCAAAAGCAAAAGGATATAGCTATTGAAAGTTTAACAAATTTGCAGTCAAAATTTGCGGAAGAATTATCTAAATTACAGGTAAATGCTCAGAAACAAAAAGATATCACAGTTGATAATTTAGGAAGATTAGATCAGGAATTAAAATTTCAATTATCTGAATTACAGGTAGATGCTCAAGAACAAAAAAACAAAATTATTGAGAGTTTAACAACATTGCAGTCAGAATTTGCAACTCAACTATCTGAATTACAAGTAGATGCTCAAACACGCAAAGAGCTAATCATTGAAAATTTAGAAAAATCAGGTTCTGAGTTTACTTCGCAATTCTCAGATTTACAATGGAATGCTCAACAGCAAAAGATTCTAATTTTGGAGAAGTTAGAAAGACTAGAAGCTGAGTTTGTCTCTCAACTCTCTGAGTTACAATTGGATGCCCAAGAAAGAAAGGATCTCATCCTTCAGGAACTAACTGAAATTACACCTAAATCTATCCTAGAGGCGGTGAATTATGAAGTTGACGTTGAGATGAAAGCTGCATCCATCCCAGAGGTTGTAAATTCTGAAGTTGAGGAAGAAATACAAGAACAGCCACAACAACCAGAATTCACTGCTGATGAGTATGTACAACAGGGAGATGAGCTATTTTCCCAAAAGCGCTATGAAGATGCGATCGCAGCTTACAACCAAGCGGTTAAAATCCAAGCTGATGAACCTGTAACTTGGTTAAAACGAGGTCTAACTCTAGGGAGATTGAAACGCTATAAAGATGCGATCGCATCATACAATAAAGCTATTGCGATTCAACCAGATTATCATCAAGCTTGGTGCGATCGCGGCGTTGCTTTTGGGAACTTACAACAGCATCAGCAAGCCTTTGACTCATTTGATAAAGCTACACAAATCAAGCCTGATGATGCAGTTGCTTGGTTAAATCGCGGTCTTTCCCTAGTTGCATTAGAACAATATGAAGAGGCAATAGCATCTTTTGAGAAAGCGCTGGAATTCCAACCCAATTCTCCCAAAATCTGGGATAAACGCGGTTATACCTTGGTAAGATTGGGACGCGATGATGAAGCGATCGCTAGTTTTAACAAAGCCTTAGAAATTAACCCAGATTATGCTAGTGCCTATTATAACAAAGCAGCCTGTTACGCACTGCAAAGACAAGTTGAACTATCTCTGTTCACTTTACAACAAGCAATTGAACTTAATCCCAGGTATAAAGAAGACGCAGTAACTGACCTAGATTTTGATGACATTGCCGATGATGAACGCTTTAAAGAGTTAGTTGAACAGTAA